TGGCGCATCGAAGACAGGCCTCTTCTGCATCCGGATGACGGAGATCCCTATGAGGCGTACGGTTGCGAGGATGCCCGGATCACCCGTCTGGAGGAGGAGGATGCCTGGGTCATCGCTTACACGGCCTACTCGCCCTACGGCGCGGGTGTGGCGCTCGCCAAGACGCGCGACTGGAAGAGCGTCGAGCGCCTGGGGCTGATGCTTGCGCCCAACAACAAGGACGCGGCTGTCTTCCCGCGCAAGATCCGCGGCAAGTATTGGATGCTTCACCGCCCTGTGGCCGGCTCTCTGGAGCACATCTGGCTGACGGATTCTCCCGACCTGCGGCACTGGGGTTCGCCGTACTGCATCATCAAGGAGCGGGGCGGTCCTTTCTGGGATGGACGTAAGGTGGGGGCCAATACTCCGCCCATCGAGACGCCCGAGGGATGGCTCATCCTCTACCACGGGGTGAAGCAGATGCCCGGTGGCCCCACATACCGGATGGGCGCCGCCCTGCTGGATCTGGAGGATCCGCGGCGGCTCATCTCGCGCCTGCCGCACTGGATTCTGGCTCCGCACGAGTGGTATGAGGTAACGGGGGACGTTCCGAATGTCGTCTTCGCCTGCGGGGCCGTGGAGCGGGGCGACGAGATCCATCTGTATTACGGCGCGGCGGATACCTACATCTGCCTGGCCTACGCCAAGACGGCGGATCTGCTGGATGCGCTGCTCGCGCACAAGGTCAACTCGCGCATTCCTGCCGGAGTCAGCTATTGAAACTGCGGCGCAGCCCGGCGCAGTACGTAAGTCCTATGGTTGCGCCCGGTTGCGATCCGTATAATGCGCTGTGAGGGACGGGGCGCGATGCGCCCTCCGCCCCTGCTGAATGCTGATCAGGAGAAGCGCTGATGAAGATTTCCGTCGTTGCAGAGCTGTGCGCCGGGGAGGGCATTTGCGAGCAGGACGCCCCGGAGCTTTTTGAGATCGTGGACGGCGTGGCTGTCGCCAAGATGGAAGAGGTGCCGGAGCACCTGCAGGAGGCTGCGCGCAACGCGTGCGCCAACTGCCCGACCGAAGCGATCAAGATCGAAGAGTAAGCTCTTCGCAAGCTTTTCTGTTCTTCTGATTCTCTCCTTTCCCGGCCCGGACCGGCCCAGCGCCGCCGGGCCTCATTCTTTGTGCCCTCAAGAGAAAGCAGGATAATGGGTTCTCCGAACGAGTGGCAGCGCTTCTTTGATGTTCACGCGCCACACTATATGGACAACGTGTTTGTGCACGGGACCGAGCGGGAAGTTTCGTTTCTTGTAGAAGAGCTAGCTCTGCAGCCAGGCCGGAGCATTCTGGATGTGGGATGCGGGACCGGCCGCCACTGTGTGGCTCTGGCCAGGCGAGGTTTCCGCGTGACAGGTGTTGATCTTTCTGCGGGAATGCTGCAGCAGGCTCGTGCTGCCGCTCTGGCGGCCGGAGTCAGTGTGGAGTTGCTGCAGGCCGACGCGTGCACTCTGCCCTTTGAGAACGAGTTCGACGCGGCTATGTGTGTCTGCGAGGGCTCCCTTTGCCTCCTGGGGAGCCGGGATGATCCGGATGAGCACGACATCCGTATCTTCCGCGGGGTCCACCGTGCGCTCAGAGATGGAGGCCTGTTCCTGATGACAGTGCTGAACGGGCTTCGGCTGGCTCGCAAGTGCGCCCCGGAGGATATTGAGAGGGGGCGCATTGACCTTTGGCACATGACTGAGCGAATCGAGGTGGAGGCTGCTTCTGGCAGTGAAGTGCGCATCAACGAGAGGCAGCGCTACTACGTTCCTCCTGAGTTGCGGCTGCTTCTTCGCTGCTGTGGTTTCGACGTTATCTCCGTGTACGGGGGAACGGCCGGCAACTGGGGCCGGAGACCCGTAGACCCCGACGAGTTCGAGATAATGGCTGTTGCCCGCAAGTGTGCCTGAAGGGACTCGATAGCGACTCGGCCCGGCGCTGTCACGATTGCTGATATAATCCCGTTGTATCCGGCCGCCGGGGGAGGTCCGGCGCGCCTGGAGTAAGACTGGAGGGCGGCAGGCGTGGCCGAAGAGCGCACGGACGGGATGCAGGCGCACTGGGAGCGGTTCGCGGACGATGACCCGATGTGGTACATCGCCACGTGGAACCGCGACTGGACGGTGGAGGACTTCTTCGCCTCGGGGAAGGCTATGGTGGACCGCATGATGGCCTGGGCGGAGCCGCTGCTTCCCGGCCGGGACCGGATGCTGGAGATCGGGTGCGGGCTGGGTCGCACCAGCGTGCACTTTGCGGCCCGTTTCGCCCGTGTGGACGCCATAGACATCTCCGAGAAGATGATTCGCCAGGCCCGCAGCCTGAACACGCGTGATAACCTCCATTTTGCCCCCGCCAGCGGCAGAGACCTCTCGGAGTTCGAAGACTCTGTGTTTGATATGGTCTACTCCTTCATGGTCTTCCAGCACATTCCCGACGCCGCGGTTATCGAGACCTACCTTTCGCAGGTATGCCGCATTCTGAAACCGGGTGGAGTCGCCACCCTGCAGTTTGACACCCGCCCGCAAAACCCGCTGATTGAGCTCTACAAGCGTCTCCCCGATCCGCTGTTGCCGCGAAACCACAGACGATTCATCCGCCGGTACCGCAGACGTCCGGAGTGGGTGAGGGCTGCCTTCGAGCGGCACGGGCTCAACGTGCGGGACGAAGCCGGAGCGGGCACGGAGGAGCATTTCATCCTGGCTCAGAAGCCGGCCGTCTGACTTTCGCCGCCCATCTGCACCTGCCCTGTTGCGAAGAGTGCGCAGCGAGGGTAAATATTGCTATGACAACGACA
The sequence above is drawn from the Armatimonadota bacterium genome and encodes:
- a CDS encoding methyltransferase, which encodes MGSPNEWQRFFDVHAPHYMDNVFVHGTEREVSFLVEELALQPGRSILDVGCGTGRHCVALARRGFRVTGVDLSAGMLQQARAAALAAGVSVELLQADACTLPFENEFDAAMCVCEGSLCLLGSRDDPDEHDIRIFRGVHRALRDGGLFLMTVLNGLRLARKCAPEDIERGRIDLWHMTERIEVEAASGSEVRINERQRYYVPPELRLLLRCCGFDVISVYGGTAGNWGRRPVDPDEFEIMAVARKCA
- a CDS encoding glycosidase — protein: MEPAELFRRYDHNPLFTFRQMPYPCHSVFNTGATLLPNGETLLLLRVEDLEGRSHLTVARSEDGVTDWRIEDRPLLHPDDGDPYEAYGCEDARITRLEEEDAWVIAYTAYSPYGAGVALAKTRDWKSVERLGLMLAPNNKDAAVFPRKIRGKYWMLHRPVAGSLEHIWLTDSPDLRHWGSPYCIIKERGGPFWDGRKVGANTPPIETPEGWLILYHGVKQMPGGPTYRMGAALLDLEDPRRLISRLPHWILAPHEWYEVTGDVPNVVFACGAVERGDEIHLYYGAADTYICLAYAKTADLLDALLAHKVNSRIPAGVSY